aatcatttagagtagagaaagcgaatccatatagccgaccctaaatttttgagaaaaaaatttatttgagTTGAGTATACTTAAGTGGGAATAGGTGgagtaaggtttttttttttttaaatttcttttattataatgatatgcatggcTGTGAAATGCCTTGAAATtagaataaatatttttaattaatttattaataaaaagatgaaagcttttaaaaaatattaatattattaattttaattatttaaaattatattattttatttacaattttaaataatatttatacaaatatattttatatttataaatataacttttttttttatactagTGCATTTtcccaatttttattttttatattttttaaaatactatttttccgtattttttttcattttttatattcACGTTTCTGATTTCGTGCTACATAATCTATAATATAAGTTTATAGGCTtgtaataattgaaataattaaaaaaaaataactaacTAAACAAAAGAATTTAGGTTTTTATCATTAATTGGATTTATTCTAATTTTCACATTttctttaaaatgtaataaataatGAACTAAATATTGAATAAAAGACTTCTGAAgcttttatatgtatatatacacatACATGCATACACTTTATGTATGGCTGTATTGAATCATTTCATATAGTAAAAATGAGTTCTGAAGATTTCAGAAAAAGCATAGATAGAGGAATAGAGACTAAGAAGCACTTTGTTCTGGTTCACGGATCTGGCCATGGTGCTTGGTGCTGGTACAAAATTGTGCCTCTTCTCAAATGGGCTGGTCACCAGGTCACTGCTTTAGATCTTGGAGCTTCTGGGATCAATCCAAAGCAGCTAAATGAGCTCAAATCTTTTTCTGATTATGTGTATCCATTAATGGAATTCATAGCCTCTCTTCCTCTAGATGAGAGGGTAATCTTAGTGGGTCACAGCTATGGTGGTCTTGGCTTGTCTCTAGCCATGGAGAACTTTCCTGAGAAAATCTTGGTAGCAGTTTTTGTCACAGCTTATATGCCAAATTTCATTCATCCACCAGTAACTCTAGTACAAGAAGTAAAAGATCTTCACCATATATGTGTCTATTCAGGCATGTGTTCTTGCAAATTACATGTTACTAACtattttctttggctttcttttgTTAACCAGTTCTTCAAGAGAACCCCACCAGAATCCCTTTTAGATTGCCAGATAACTTTCCATCAAGGACCAGAAAACCTGCCAATATCAGCTGCTTTTGGGCCACAGTATTTGGAGGCCATGATGTATCACAACAGCCAACCAGAGGCAAGTATTTGTTCTAGCAAATGTGGCTTTCATAAATATGTTCCATCACTGAGCTATGACCAATCTGATAGCGAGTGATTTTCTACAATGCATGAACAAGACACCACTTCTCCTTGCAGGACTTGGAATTAGCCAAATTGCTACTCAGGCCCTTCAAGTTTTTCCTGGAAGACTTGGCCAAGGAATCTCTGCTAACTGAAGCTAAATATGGATCGATAAAGCGGGTTTTTGTAGTTTGCAAAGAAGATGCAGTTATGAAAGAGGAAATCGTGCAATGGATGATCGAGAACAGCCCAACTGAGCAAGTGAAGCTTATTGATGGAGCTGATCATATGGTCATGCTGTCAAAACCAGAAGAGCTCTGCAAAATTTTCCAGGAAATTGCAGACAATTATTAGTCAGATTGTTTTGTAATATTTTCTTGACCATATCAGTTTCACATGTTCTATAGCCTTGTGTACCATTCCCTTCATCAAATTGAATCCGTTGGAGAATTGATGTttcatgataataataataataatggtggTTTTTATCCAAAGCCAATTTGGGTGATCTGGGTCAATCTTCACCATCAAAATTTTTGATGGAATCCAAGCCATTGATGAAGCATAATTTGACTTATTTTTTTTACTGATTATGGGCCATCAGATTTGGGGCAAATTGGGCCGCTGCTCATAGTTTTTAGCTGCGCTCAACTTAGTGCTGCCTGCCCTAACAACAGCGGCTCACTCACCCACCGACAATGACAGCAAAGCCCACCACAGCTCGCGCATCATTCGACAATGTTGGTGTTGATAAAATGAAACAGCTTAATTATACCACCAAAAggcaattaatattaaatttgaatattaaaatatgaaataaaatatttagattttatttgccAAATACCAAACATGatctttttattgattttttttttaatctttgattCCTAATTATATAAGATGAAAGAAaccataattaatttcaattttttaagaGCAAATATGCAGAACTCAAAGCACTTTGTTCTAGTTCATGGGATTTGCCATGGAGCTTGGTGCTGGTATAAGATTCTTGCACTGCTTAAAGCAGCTGGTCACCGTGTCACTGCTCTAGACCTTGGTGGTTGTGGAGTCAACTCTAACTCCAACTCCAAGCAGCTCAATCATCAGATTTCTTCCATTTCCATATCGGACTATTTGCAGCCCCTCATGGATTTCTTGgcctccctccctgaagaagagAAGGTGATCTTAGTGGGTCACAGCTATGGAGGCATGGCTATTTCTCTAGCCATGGAAAGTTTTCCTAACAAGATCTTGGTGGCTGTTTTTGTCACTGCCTTTATGCCAAATTGTGCATTCCCACCTGCAACTCTTGTTCTGGAggttcatatattttttttttttcttattttgatcttGAGAATTGATATTATGCAAATTTTATTAACTTTTGGGTTATTTTTGCAATTAATCCAGTTCTTCAAGAGGACTCCAATGGAGTCCCTCTTGGATTTCCAGTTCTTTTTTGATGATGGCCCAGAAAAGTTACCTACTTCAGCTTTGTTTGGGCCAAATTACATGGCAGCCAATCTCTATCAGCATTGTCAACCGGAGGTGAGTTTACAGTATCATTTGGTTTGCTCAGATCTAAATCTTGCTAGTAATATATTAATTGCATTTTTGGCCTGTTTTATACCAATTATTTAAGTTTTTGCTATTCATTAAAATAAGATCTTGCTTAATTTGTTCAATTCTGAGATCAACAAAAGCATTAAACTACAGTTCTAATTTCatgatatttttcttttttatttttataaaaatcttTTAGTATCAATTAAATAAAGCCAAATAAACTACAAAAATATGTATttgatgattaagataaaattatcaaaattaaaaattataaatccaTCATCAAGTTAAAAATGAATTTATTACGTTAAATCCTCAGCTAGTTAGTGAATTTTTTTTTCCACTTGTAATTATgaatattctcaaattattttaatgcatcgaaattaaattttttttattcaagtTATCTTAAATTTGGATTCTCTCACATTGGTTTAGTGTATTTAAGATAAATAATCGTATAGTGCTTACTCTCGAGTAGAGTTAAATCCAATTTATTAAAAAAGAGAACTCCCATCTTTATTGATGTTGTTCTTGAATTTTTTTATCGGTCGGGACTTGCAAGATAAGAGAACCAAGTGGGGATTTGGTTTTAataactttcttatgcttaagttAATATTGACATTGATATTAAGAATAATAGAACTCTAGAGATAACAACATACCTGAAAATTTAAATCTCTTATATAGACATTAGATAAACTTAGATTATTATTAAGATGGTGATTATAGTCCTGTTTGATGATCGCTTTTAAAGTAGCATTTAGTGTTTAGAGGTTGAGAGACCAGTTTATGAAAAGCAACCCATCCTAATTTAGAGGTTGAAGGAGCGTTTTAATTAGACCAATAAGATTAtatcactatttttatatttaataattaatttaacaactatttttactgcatatttatttaacAGCTAACGATTAGTAAAACAGCTGATAGCTACTAAAATTGCCAACAATTACTAAATCAACTAATATTATCAAATAGGACCTATATAAAAttcgtatttaaaaaaaaattaattagaatgAAATTTAGATTACCTAATAAGGTGATGCTTATCTTTAATTAACAGTATTTTATAGAGAGCCACTGAATCACTTATTAAGTATATTGATCATACATTGTGAAGTGCAGGATATGGAATTGGCAAAGATGTTGATAAAGCCAAGTCGGCTGTTATTGAAAGAGTTGTCCAAGGAATCACTATTAACAGAAGATAAATTCGGGTCAGTAAATCGGGTTTTTATCGTCTGCGAATCTGACGGGCTGTTGAAGAAAGATCTCCAGGAATGGTTCCTTGAAATTATGCCAACCAAAGATGTGAAGTTCATAGCCGGAGCCGACCACATGGTCATGCTCTCTAAACCCATTGAGCTGTGCCACATGTTCTTGGATATTGCTGACAGATACTAAATCGCCAACCACAGATGTACACGGGTCCGTCATATGTGATCCATTCCATATCAGTCCGGATCCAAATGCTCCAATGTTTCCTACAAGCTTAGGGAAGT
This sequence is a window from Hevea brasiliensis isolate MT/VB/25A 57/8 chromosome 10, ASM3005281v1, whole genome shotgun sequence. Protein-coding genes within it:
- the LOC110664389 gene encoding methyl jasmonate esterase 1, encoding MYGCIESFHIVKMSSEDFRKSIDRGIETKKHFVLVHGSGHGAWCWYKIVPLLKWAGHQVTALDLGASGINPKQLNELKSFSDYVYPLMEFIASLPLDERVILVGHSYGGLGLSLAMENFPEKILVAVFVTAYMPNFIHPPVTLVQEFFKRTPPESLLDCQITFHQGPENLPISAAFGPQYLEAMMYHNSQPEDLELAKLLLRPFKFFLEDLAKESLLTEAKYGSIKRVFVVCKEDAVMKEEIVQWMIENSPTEQVKLIDGADHMVMLSKPEELCKIFQEIADNY
- the LOC110664332 gene encoding methyl jasmonate esterase 1; protein product: MKETIINFNFLRANMQNSKHFVLVHGICHGAWCWYKILALLKAAGHRVTALDLGGCGVNSNSNSKQLNHQISSISISDYLQPLMDFLASLPEEEKVILVGHSYGGMAISLAMESFPNKILVAVFVTAFMPNCAFPPATLVLEFFKRTPMESLLDFQFFFDDGPEKLPTSALFGPNYMAANLYQHCQPEDMELAKMLIKPSRLLLKELSKESLLTEDKFGSVNRVFIVCESDGLLKKDLQEWFLEIMPTKDVKFIAGADHMVMLSKPIELCHMFLDIADRY